One Cucurbita pepo subsp. pepo cultivar mu-cu-16 chromosome LG07, ASM280686v2, whole genome shotgun sequence genomic region harbors:
- the LOC111799124 gene encoding protein SUPPRESSOR OF MAX2 1-like, which translates to MRAGLSTIQQTLTPEAASVLNHSIVEAGRRNHGQTTPLHVAATLLSSSNGFLRQACIKSHPNSSHPLQCRALELCFSVALERLPTAQTASPGTEPPISNALMAALKRAQAHQRRGCPEQQQQPLLAVKVELEQLIISILDDPSVSRVMREASFSSPAVKATIEQSLNSSALASSSPVGGLGFRPSPAGPPRNLYLNPRMQQQGSIVAPSLQQHRGEEVGKVIDILLRSRKRNPVLVGESEPEAVVKELLRRIENGELGDGALCKAQVIHLEKEICGNDRLQIGARIKHLVESRMENLNGGGVVLDMGNLKWLVQQQPATRGGSGSGTVPQPVVSEGGRAAVAEIGKLLAKHGNGDGGRLWLIGTATCETYLRCQVYHPSMENDWDLQALPVTARAPLPGLFPRLGTTGVLNRPVESLSMIKGFSTKATVPIGLVALGNLDSSRKTSCCARCMHNYEQELEKLVANELDKPSSVLKLEGGKALPLPLWLQNAKAEDEHSKKHEATIESLDEEQIRKHKTRELEKKWHDTCLRLHPNFHNLNKFGPNLLGHQLSQPKLQQNKAFGEKVLSSLQPGSPVRTELALGRMNDNDNSAEQTHKEQVKDFLGCISSEPESKVCELRSGKFLNTSDIDSYKRLFKGILEKVWWQQEAASALATSVTQFKLGNGKRRGTIRKGDMWLLFLGPDRVGKKKMATALAELVSGSNPVTICLGSKRSDGGIRGRTVLDRISEAVRRNRFSVIVLDDFDESDLLVHGSIKKAMERGRFTDSHGREISLGNIIFILTSNWIPNDMKHLSDGNPLEEEKLASLARSTWELKLSLSKKTIKRRLERAHGEERCSKPRTETSSTISFDLNETADTEDEKTDGSLSSSDVTIEHETEHGLNIRQLSFPSPSKSRDMFEKVDDAIIFKPIDFTSIKHNITSSISKKFSSIVGEKISLELHENALEKITSGVWLGNMNVDEWIEKVLVPSLKELKASLPSFDAFDSMAVRLDTDDSSGCRGSEDQLPCSIKVVVGENCEIPEVNSSCHFVTFVG; encoded by the exons ATGAGAGCTGGGTTGAGTACGATTCAGCAAACTCTTACGCCGGAGGCGGCGAGTGTGCTGAATCACTCCATCGTCGAAGCTGGTCGTCGGAATCATGGTCAAACGACGCCGCTTCATGTGGCGGCGACGCTTCTCTCCTCGTCTAATGGGTTTCTCCGGCAAGCTTGTATCAAATCGCACCCGAACTCCTCTCATCCACTTCAGTGCAGAGCTCTCGAGCTCTGTTTTAGCGTCGCCCTTGAGCGGCTTCCGACGGCTCAAACCGCTAGTCCTGGCACTGAGCCGCCCATTTCCAACGCGCTTATGGCTGCTCTAAAGCGTGCTCAAGCCCACCAACGCCGGGGCTGCCCTGAGCAACAGCAGCAGCCGCTCTTGGCCGTGAAAGTTGAGCTGGAACAGTTGATTATTTCGATTCTTGATGATCCTAGTGTTAGCCGTGTTATGAGGGAGGCGAGCTTTTCTAGCCCGGCTGTTAAGGCCACCATTGAACAATCGTTGAATTCGTCTGCCCTGGCGAGTTCTTCACCGGTTGGGGGATTGGGATTTCGACCTTCTCCGGCCGGACCGCCGAGGAATTTGTATTTGAATCCCCGGATGCAGCAGCAGGGGAGCATTGTTGCCCCATCGCTGCAGCAGCATCGAGGGGAGGAAGTCGGGAAGGTAATCGATATACTGCTCCGGTCGAGGAAGAGGAATCCGGTGCTCGTTGGGGAGTCGGAACCGGAGGCTGTGGTGAAGGAATTGTTGAGGAGGATTGAAAATGGAGAATTAGGGGATGGAGCATTGTGTAAAGCTCAGGTGATTCATTTGGAGAAGGAGATTTGTGGTAATGATAGATTGCAGATTGGTGCTAGAATCAAGCATTTGGTGGAGAGTAGAATGGAGAATTTGAATGGTGGAGGGGTTGTTCTTGATATGGGGAATTTGAAATGGCTGGTTCAGCAGCAGCCTGCAACTCGGGGTGGCTCGGGGTCGGGCACGGTGCCACAACCGGTTGTTTCAGAAGGCGGGCGGGCTGCGGTGGCCGAGATAGGGAAGCTTCTTGCTAAACATGGTAATGGTGATGGTGGTCGGCTCTGGCTGATAGGTACTGCTACTTGTGAGACATATTTAAGGTGTCAAGTCTATCATCCTTCCATGGAGAATGACTGGGACTTGCAGGCTCTGCCCGTTACGGCCCGAGCTCCTCTTCCCGGATTGTTCCCAAG GCTTGGTACCACTGGTGTTCTTAATCGCCCGGTTGAATCGTTATCCATGATCAAAGGATTTTCAACTAAGGCCACCGTTCCGATAGGATTGGTGGCGCTCGGGAACCTGGATTCATCTCGAAAAACAAGTTGTTGCGCTCGATGCATGCATAATTACGAACAGGAGCTCGAAAAACTGGTGGCCAATGAGCTTGACAAGCCATCTTCAGTACTTAAATTGGAAGGAGGCAAAGCATTACCTCTCCCTTTGTGGCTGCAGAACGCGAAGGCCGAAGACGAACATTCGAAGAAACACGAAGCAACAATCGAG aGCTTGGACGAAGAACAAATACGAAAGCATAAGACTCGAGAACTCGAGAAGAAATGGCACGATACATGCTTGCGCCTTCATCCTaatttccataatttaaaCAAGTTCGGTCCGAACTTGCTCGGGCATCAACTTTCTCAACCCAAGTTACAACAAAATAAAGCATTTGGGGAAAAAGTACTTTCGAGTTTGCAACCAGGAAGCCCGGTAAGGACGGAGTTGGCTCTTGGGCGAATGAACGACAACGACAACTCGGCCGAGCAAACACATAAAGAGCAAGTGAAGGACTTTCTGGGTTGCATATCTTCCGAACCCGAGAGCAAAGTATGCGAATTGCGAAGTGGTAAATTTCTTAACACGTCGGATATCGACTCGTACAAGAGGCTCTTTAAAGGTATACTAGAGAAGGTATGGTGGCAACAAGAAGCAGCATCTGCTTTGGCTACAAGTGTGACTCAATTCAAGTTGGGAAATGGAAAACGTCGCGGTACGATTCGAAAAGGAGACATGTGGCTCTTGTTCTTAGGTCCCGACCGagttggaaagaagaagatggcaACTGCTCTTGCAGAGCTGGTATCTGGGTCCAATCCTGTAACCATTTGTCTCGGCTCAAAACGTAGTGATGGAGGTATCCGTGGTAGAACCGTGTTAGATAGAATATCAGAGGCCGTTAGAAGGAATCGTTTTTCGGTTATTGTGTTGGATGATTTTGACGAATCAGACCTACTGGTTcatggaagcataaaaaagGCAATGGAGAGAGGTCGATTCACTGATTCTCACGGTCGTGAAATCAGTCTTGGTAATATCATCTTCATCCTTACATCGAACtggataccaaatgatatgaaaCACTTGTCCGATGGTAATCCTCTTGAGGAAGAGAAGTTAGCTAGTTTAGCAAGAAGCACTTGGGAATTGAAACTATCCCTTAGCAAGAAGACGATTAAACGTCGACTCGAAAGGGCACATGGTGAAGAGCGATGTTCGAAACCGAGAACCGAAACTAGTTCAACCATATCATTTGATCTCAACGAAACTGCAGATACAGAGGATGAAAAAACAGACGGATCACTGAGCTCAAGTGATGTAACAATCGAACACGAAACCGAACATGGTCTCAACATCCGACAATTATCATTCCCATCTCCATCAAAATCACGAGACATGTTTGAGAAAGTTGACGATGCAATTATCTTCAAACCAATTGACTTTACCTCGATCAAGCACAACATCACAAGCTCCATCAGCAAGAAGTTTTCATCCATTGTTGGAGAAAAGATCTCCCTTGAACTACACGAGAACGCTCTTGAGAAGATCACGAGTGGGGTATGGCTCGGTAACATGAATGTCGACGAATGGATTGAGAAAGTCCTCGTACCGAGCTTGAAGGAGCTCAAGGCTAGTCTTCCAAGCTTCGATGCCTTCGATTCCATGGCGGTTAGGCTCGACACCGATGATAGTTCAGGTTGTCGGGGCTCAGAAGATCAGCTTCCTTGTAGCATCAAGGTGGTTGTGGGGGAAAACTGTGAGATACCTGAGGTTAATAGCAGTTGTCATTTTGTAACTTTTGTTGGATAG